In Marinobacter qingdaonensis, the genomic stretch TCGCCCCGGCGAACCACCAGGTCGATGCCGTGCAGGATGTGTGACTCACCGTAAAAGGAATGCAGCCCGGACACCCGCAGCTGTTCGTATTCTTTGCTTTGGGCCTGACTCATTGGGCCGCCTCCTCCTTATTGTTCGAGGACGGCGTACCCCGCTCGCCACTGGCATCGGTGCCCATGTACACCTCGCGCACCCGCGGGTCGGCGGACACCGTCTCGTAATCGCCTTCGGTCAGCACCGCGCCCTGGGCGAGCACGGTAATGCGGTCACACAGTTTGCTGACCACGCTCAGGTTGTGCTCAACCATCAACACGGTGCGGCCCTTGGCGGCCTTGCGCACCAGTTCCACCACCCGGTCGACGTCTTCAGCGCCCATGCCCTGGGTGGGTTCGTCCAGCAGCAGCAGCTCCGGCTCCATGGCCAGGGTGGTGGCCAGTTCCAGCGCGCGCTTGCGGCCGTAGGCCAGCTCCACCGTGGTGGTGTTGGCGTACTCGGCCAGACCGACCGCATCCAGAAGCTCCATGCAGCGCTCGTTCAGCCGGTTCAGGCTGGCGCCGGATTTCCAGAAGCTGTAGGAGGTGCCTTCGAAGCTTTGCAGCGCCACCCGGATGTTCTCCAGAGCGGTCATGTGCGGGAACACCGCGGAAATCTGGAACGAGCGCACCACGCCTTTGCGGGCAATGGCCGCCGACTTCAGGGCGGTGATGTCTTCGCCGTTGAACAGGATTTGTCCGCGGGTGGGGATGAGAAACTTGGTGAGCAGGTTGAAAACGGTGGTCTTACCGGCGCCGTTAGGGCCGATCAGGGCGTGGATGTGGCCTTTCTGAATCTTCAGATTCACGTCGTCGACTGCCACAAAGCCCTTGAACTCTTTGACAAGGTTGCGGGTCTCCAGGACGTACTGTTCACTCATGAGCCAGTCTACCTTTGTTATTGTTGTACATTGAAACTTACTGACAGATTAGATTGACGTATACGTAAACGTCAACAGCTAATTTCGGTTTTTAGGGCCGCCTCTCTCAGCAAAAAGTCGCATACCAGGTCCAGCAACTCCTCGGGCTTCTCCAGGTGCGGCGAGTGGCCGGTATCCGGCATGAAGTGCGCGCGGGCAGACGGGCCAATGCCTGCGACGATGTCGGTCACCTGCTCCGGCACCCCGTATTCGTCGACCTCCCCTTGAATGATCATAGCCGGACATCGGATAGCTTC encodes the following:
- a CDS encoding ABC transporter ATP-binding protein, with the protein product MSEQYVLETRNLVKEFKGFVAVDDVNLKIQKGHIHALIGPNGAGKTTVFNLLTKFLIPTRGQILFNGEDITALKSAAIARKGVVRSFQISAVFPHMTALENIRVALQSFEGTSYSFWKSGASLNRLNERCMELLDAVGLAEYANTTTVELAYGRKRALELATTLAMEPELLLLDEPTQGMGAEDVDRVVELVRKAAKGRTVLMVEHNLSVVSKLCDRITVLAQGAVLTEGDYETVSADPRVREVYMGTDASGERGTPSSNNKEEAAQ